The sequence below is a genomic window from Sinorhizobium terangae.
CACGGCATCAGCGATGCGTGAATGACATCGGGCACGCCCTGTCCTCCGACGGACTTGATTGCCAAGTCAGCGTCCTTGAGGCCGAAGCGGTGCGTGGTGATTTTTTCGAGCGGGAAGCGGTTAGATGCGATCTGCTCCAGCGCCAGCTCGCAGGCGAGATAGCTGTGACCGCGCGCACTCTTGATGGTGATCGCCTTGGTCGTCACCTTCTCGAGCGGGAAGTTCGGGAACTCCTTCATCTCGCCCTGGACGAGAATGGTGCCCGCCTTTCGCTTCAACGCCTCCACGCCGAGGAGGATCGGGATCGTGCCGGCGCCGGCCGTGCAGTCGAGCGAGATGTCGACGCCCTTGCCGCCGGTGATCTCCATGATGCGTTGAAGCGGATCTTCCTTCTGCACATCGATAACGTAGTCGGCGCCAAGCGTTTTCGCGACCTCCAGGCGGGCCGCGTCCTTCGAGGTTCCGGTGACGATGATCAGCGATGCGCCCGCCTGCTTGCACACAACCGTCTGCGACAGGCCTTGCTGACCCGGTCCCTGGATCAGAACGGTGGAGTTGTAGCCAACGCCTGCGTCGAAGAGCGACCATTCCACGCCATTCGCCATAGGCGTGACGAGACCGGCAAGCTCCGGCGTCACGCCCTTCGGCACCCGGTGCACGACCGCGTTCCAAGGCAGGTAGACATATTGTGCGAAACCGCCCCAGAGATGCGGCGCGCGTTCCGCCGAGGTGTAGCCGTAACGGATGCCATCCGGATTGTTGCGCCAGTCGGTGTTCTCGCAATGGCGGTATTGACCCTGGTGACACCATTGGCACTTGCCGCACATGACATAGTGCTCGACGAAGACGAGGTCGCCTTCCCTGAAGCCTTTGCGACGTGTGAACTCGCGGCCGGCCTTGGCGATATAGCCGATGTTCTCATGGCCCATGATGGTGGGGGCATTGTTGGGTGGGCTCTTGAAGAGCTTCACGTCCGTGCCGCAGATACCGGCAACTTCCATTTTCAGAAGTGCGGCATCCTCCGGGATGTCCGGCATGGGAAATTCCCGCATTTCCATCTTGCCCGGACCGGTGCGGACCGCCGCGAGGACCTGTTCCGTCATCTCTTTTTTCCTTTCGATTGCTGCCGGTCCGGCCTCATGCACGGCATGGTGTTCCGGTCCGGCGGGTTTTTCCGAATTCGTTTTTGACAGGCGCGACCGCGGCGCCCTAATGTAGAGAGCGATCGCCCCAGGCTAGGTGCCGGCACGACTGGTTCAAAATCATGCTGAAGACCGCCGCTTCGAAACCCGAACATCTCGCCGCCATCCGCCAGGTGAAGGCCTGGACGCGCGAACGCTTCGCGCTTGCCGACGATGTCGCGATCATGGTGTCGGAGATCGCGTGCGGTCTGCCGGGGTGCCCGCCGCTCGAAACGGTGGTCGCCTTCTGGACGGCGCCAGACCGGCGTCACCAGTTCAAGGTCTTCAAACGCGCCGTCGAAGTTCGGGAGGACGATCTGCCGCCGTCCTGGATGAAGAACGCGATCATCTCGGACGAAGACGCGTCCTGCTGCTGATGCGGCCCAACTGGGGGCCGGCGGGCAGCGGCGGATGATCGGTGAAACGCCTCCCATGACGTGTCACGCCGCCCGCGCCGGCCGCCCGCGCTTTGCGAGCTGGGCATCGAGCCTCGGATAGACGCGGCGGGCATTGCCTTCGAAGATCTTGTAGCGGCTTTCCTCGTCGAGCGTTTGAAGCTGGTCGATGTAGCGCTTCGTGTCGTCGTAGTGGTGCCCGGTCTCGGGATCGATGCCCTTGACCGCGCCGAGCATCTCGGAGGCGAAGAGAATGTTGTCGACCGGGATGACCTTGGCCATCAGCTCGATGCCGGGATAGTGATAGACGCAGGTGTCGAAGAAGACGTTGTTCAGAAGGTGCTCCGAAAGCAGCGGCTTCTTCATCTCCTGGGCAAGCCCGCGATAGCGGCCCCAATGGAACGGCACCGCCCCACCGCCGTGTGGAATGACGAACTTCAGCGTCGGGAAATCCTTGAAGAGGTCCCCCTGGATCAGCTGCATGAAGGCGGTCGTGTCGCCGTTGATGTAGTGCGCGCCGGTATGGTGGAAACACGGATTGCACGAGGATGTCACGTGGATCATCGCCGGCACCTCGAGCTCGCAGAGCTTCTCATAGAGCGGGTACCACTGTCGGTCGGTGAGCGGCGGATCGGTCCAATAGCCGCCCGATGGATCGGGATTGAGATTGACGCCGACGAAACCGAGCTCGTGGACGATACGCTCAAGCTCGGGAATGCAGTTCTTCGGCGGCGCGCCCGGATGTTGCGGCAATTGTCCGACCGCGGCGAAATTGTCGGGCAGCAGGCTGCAGATTCGATGGATCAGGTCGTTCGACATCGCCGACCATTGCATGCTGATGGCTTCGGTTCCAACGTGATGGGCCATACCGGCGGCGCGCGGCGAGAAGATCGTCACGTCGCTTCCGCGCTCCTTCTGGAGCTTGAGCTGCGGTTCGACCGATTTCATGAGCACTTCGTCGGTGATGCCGAGATCCGACGAGAGCGGCCGGCGCATCGGGTCCGCGAGACCGGCGAGCTGCTTGTCCCTGAACTGGTGGAGCGCCTGCGGCTCTGTCGTGTAGTGTCCGTGAATGTCGATGATCATGGCGGCATCCTTGTGCTGCAATCGCGAGGGCGGACCTCGTCCGTCACTTCCTCAAGCCTCAAATCGAAGGGAAAAGTTCATCCACGTCATAGACGCGGGGCGTGATCTGCTGCTCGGCCGAATAGTTAAAGGCGAGCTGCAGCGACCGGCGGTTTTCCTCAAGCCCGTAAGGCGGAGGCGGTGCCGCGCCGTCGGCCTCGGCCACACGACGCGCCTCGTCGAACAATTCCATCAGCTCCCCGGCGAGCCACGGGTGCTCTTCCATCAGAGCAGTCTTGACCGTCAGGACGTGGTTGATCGGAACGATGCCGCTCGCGGCAATCCAGTCCTTCGCAGCCTTCTCGGCATCGGGAACGACGCTGCGGATCCCCGCCGGATCGACTTCGCGTTCGCCCATGATCGCGGAAAGCTCGCCTGCGAGCATCAGTGGCCGCAGAGCCATCGTCGATTGATTGCGTACCGCGATGGCCGGGTCGTCGTATTCTTCAAGATGCGCATCCTCCATGGTGACCCAGGTGATGCTGTTGAGGTCGACGCCATATTCGTGCTGCAGGATGCCACGGACCCAGACGCCGGACGTCTGCGCATAGGCACGCACGCCGACCTTCGTGTTTTCGAGATCACGCGGCCCATCGACCTTTGATTCGTCGGGACAGACGAGATTGGTATGCGGCAGCCGGCTCCAGAGTGGCACCGCAAGGCCGGTGATCGGCTTCCCATAGTGGTGTGCCAAGAGATGCGTGACGATCGCCATTTCCGAAAGATCGAGGTCGCCGCCGCGCACCATCGTGCGGAACGCCTTGGGCAGCGGGTCGAATTCCTGGAACTCGAGCGTTACCCGGCTGGATCGCACCCTGCCATCCTTCAGGGGCTTGACGTGGTCGTGTTTCCCGACCGCTGTCCGCAAAACCAATGTTTCGGCCACTTGCGTGCTTACCTCCCAACCTGTGTTCCTTTATGCGGAACGACGTTCTGATTTAAGTATCATACTGTGAATCACCCTCGGGTCAATCGCGCCCGGCAGAATTTTATCTTTCGTCAGGTTCGGGGATGCAGCCGCAGCCAATCCGGAGACGGACAGCCTCCGCCGCGGCCGGTGAGGCCGCGACTCGACACGCATGGGCTTGCGATAGGGTCAGGCCATTCCGGCCAGACTCAGCAGAAAATAGCTGACACCCACAACTCCAAGGAGCGGATAGGGGCCGGTCTTCGTCGTCAGCAAGACGGCAATCGCGCCAAGCGATGTAGCCAGTTCGAGCGGCGTGAACCTGGCCGACTGGCCGACGGCGAAAACGCCGGCGAAAATCAGGCCGACGGCAACGGGCGCGAGGCCCTTCTCCGCGGCAATCGCCCAGGCCGAGTGGCGATGGCGCTGCCAATAGCTGCCCAGAATGCAGAGCAGGATGGACGAGGGAATGAATATCGCCAGCGTTGCGAGCACTGCCCCCCACAGTCCGCTGACCTCCCATCCGATCAGCGCCACGATCAAGGTGCCGGGGCCGGGGGCTGCACGCGAAATGGCGTAGAGATCGGTAAACTGCGGGCCGCTCAGCAGATGCAGGATATCGACGGTCTGATGCTGGAGGCTCGCCACGATCGTCTGGCCCCCGCCGAAGGAAACCAGGGACAGCGGGATACAGAGGAGAATCAGATTGAGCAGCTTGTCGTCACCCACGTGCTTTCTCCCGTTCAATCCAGAATGTGGCAGCAACGCTGACGGGTATGGCGCCCGCGACGACGGCGACCAGCGACCAGCGCATAACGCCGACCATCAGGAAGACGGCCACCGCCATCGCAATAGGCAGCGCATGTCCTTTCAGCCGGCGGGCGGTCTTGATACCCATCGTCAATGACGAGGCGATGCCAACGCAGGCAAGTCCACGCAACACCGCCTGCGCCTCGGGATGGGACCTGAGCTGCTGGTAGACGACGCTCATGGTCAGGATCACCCCAAAGGCGGGAAGCACCATGCCGAAAAGTGCGATGCAGGCGCCGGCGACGCCGCGCAGTTTAAGGCCGATATAGACGGCTAGGTTGACCGGATTGGCGCCCGGCATGATCTGGGCGACGGTCAGCGTCTTGAGGAACTCGTCGTCGGTCAGCCAGCCGCGGCGTTCGACGATCTCGCGATGGGTCCAGCCCGCCATTCCCCCACCGAAAGAGGAGGCGCCGAGCCGCAGAAACGAAGCGAGAAGGGCAAGAGAGGTCACATTCTCTTCCCTCTCCATACCGATGTCGCCGACGGGTTTGTCCATTGGTACTCCGATAGCCGCAATCTCCCCTCGGCTGCCCGAAGCCGCGGGAGAGCAATGAATAGAGATGCGATTGGCGCGGCGCGCTTGCCCTGCGCGCATGTGAGCATTGGAATGCTAGTGGCGTAAGCCACGGAAAGTCCATGCCATTTCGCCTTAGCTGCGCACTAAGAAAAATTTATCGACGCGTTCCCCTCTGTGCAGAGCACGTCCAACGGGCGTGCCAGCTGAAGCCTGTCCCGCCTGACGAGGTCCCAACCAGAATGGGTCGGAATGGTCGTCCCGATGCAGATTATCATCTCCTAAAGAAACAAAATCACGGTGATATCAAATCGATAAACGTGTGGTTGCGCATGGCTGCAGCGGCGCGCTTGATCAGCGCGCAAATTTCTGTCCGCGCGAAAACTACTGGACTAATCATAATTTTTTGCTTTGGACAAAGGTCCCGGTGATGACACTAATGAAACCACGCAATAGGCAGGGGGCAGCGCGAGTGATGGCAATCGCCCTTGTCTACAGGAGGAGTTCGCAAGTGATTGCCCGATGGAGCCGCGATTTGATCGGCGGGAACTCCATTCTACGGGAGGATTGGAACCAGAAATGATCGAGACTATGTTCGGGGCGCTCTTCAATCTTGTGAGCACCCCCCACACCATGGGTCTCATGCTGATCGCGGTCGTCTTCGGACTGCTCGTCGGCGTGACGCCTGGGATCGGAGGCAAGCTCTCCATCGCCATGGCGATTCCCTTCGTCTATGGCATGGACATGGTGGCGGGCGCCGTTTTCCTGCTGACCATGCACGCCGTCAACGGCACCAGCGGCCAGATATCGAGTATCATGTTCGGCATCCCCGGTGACGGTGACGATGCGGCAACCACGCTTGACGGCTATCCCCTCGCCAAGCAGGGGCAGGCGGCCCGCGCACTCGGCGCCAGTATTACCGCCTCAGGTGTCGGCGGCATCATCGGCGCGGTCGTTTTCGCGATCATGATTCCGGTGCTGGAACCGGTCATCCTGATGTTCAGCCCCGCCGAGTTCTTCCTGATTGCCCTTCTCGGCATCAGTTTCATCGCGTTTCTCGCGAGCGGCAGCAAGATCGTCAAAGGCCTGATCGTCGGCTTTTACGGTCTCATGCTGTCGACTGTCGGCATGGATCCGATCACCGGTACGCCGCGCTATGCGGGCGACATGCTTTTCCTGTGGGACGGCGTCAGCCTCGTGACCGCTGTGCTTGCCATGTTCGCCGTGCCGGAAATGCTTTCGCTGGCCACCAAGGGCGGTTCGATCTCGGCCGTGCCGATGGACAAGGCCTTCTCCTATCGTCAGCTGTTTTCCGGCGTCATGGAAGTCCCGCGTCACTGGTGGCTCGTGGTCCGCACCTCTGTCATCGGCTCCGTCATCGGGATGATCCCCGGTCTCGGCGGCTCGACTGCGGCATGGCTCTGCTATGGCCATGCGGTGCAGAGTTCGAAGACACCGGAGCGCTTCGGCAAGGGTGCGATCGAGGGCGTCATCGCGCCGGAAACCGCCAGCAACGGCAAGGAAGGCGGCTCTCTGCTTCCGACCCTCTTCTTCGGCATTCCCGGCAGCTCCGGCATGGCCGTGCTGCTCGGTGCCTTCCTCATCCTCGGCATCCAGCCGGGCGCGATGATGGTCACCAAGCATCTCGATCTGGTCTGGACGCTGATCTGGGCGCTGGTCGTGGGCAACCTCATTGCTGTTGCCATGCTGCTTGTCGTCTGTCGGTGGCTCGCGGTTCTGACCTTCGTCAATGGCCGCATGCTGGCCCCATTCATCCTCGTCTTCGTGACGATCGGGTGCTTCGTCAGCGATGTGCAGTGGCAGAACCTCGTGGTGCTCGTGCTCTTCAGCGCGATCGGCTATGGCTTCCAGCGGGCCGGCTGGCCGCGCTCGCCCTTCGTCATCGGCCTTGTTCTCGGCGGCCAGGCGGAAGCGTCGCTGCATCAGGCGCTGCAGCTGTGGGGTTACTCCTTCTTCCTGCGCCCGCTGTCGCTGGTCCTCATCAGCATGATCGTCGCGCTGATGGTCTACGCCTTCTACCGCAATTTCCGGCCCGGCAATCGCCAGCCTAGCGTGGAGATAAACACGTGAAGAACCTTTCCTTCAGCACATGGCTCACCGTCGTCATGCTCGCCTTCTTCATCGTCATGGTGGGGCTGTCGATGGAATTTCCGGCCAAGGCGCGCTTCATGCCCCTGATCGTCGGTCTGCCGGCCATCGCGCTCTGCCTCGTCCAACTCGGCATCGATTTGATGCCGACGTCGAAGAGTGCATTCCACGGTGCGCCGCAGGCCGGTCTGGCACAGCAGGCCGGTCTGGAGCCGGAACTGCCGGAATTCGGACCGCACACGGTCTCGCAGGAAATCCTGATGTGGGTCTATTTCGTGGCCTTTGTCGCCGGAATCCTCACCTTCGGGTTCTATGTGAGCGTGCCTGTGTTGCTGCTGACGTTCCTTCGCCGGGAAGCCGAAGCGTCGTGGCGGTTCGCGTTCTCGTTGGCGGCAGTCGCGACGCTGGTGCTCTACCTGATGTTCGGCGCGCTGCTGCAGATCCAGCTTCATCCGGGCGTCGTAACGCCGTGGCTGGTGCAAACGATCGGGATCGGAGCAGCCTGACCAGGATCCGCGAGGAGGCGGTTCGAAAAGAAAGCGCGCCTTCGGGCGCGCGCAAAAAGAAACACCAAGTGCACTGCAAGGATGGTTTCACGTTGGCAGCGCCTCCGTGAGCGGGTTTGGTTTGTCGCTTGCAGATGTTGTCGGAAATCAGGTGTCCGCAAGAGCGGCAGCTTACGCCGAAAGGCAAAGGGAGGAATTAATGGGAATTCAAACACTTCGCATCGCGGTATCGGGCGCTGCGATCCTGTCGGCATTATGGCCCGGTCTCGCCCTGGCCGAGGATGGCGTTGAGTTCTTCAACGGCAAGACCGTCAACTACATAGTCGCGACGGCGCCGGGCGGTGTGTACGACACCAACGGACGTCTCGTTGCACAATACATGCAGAAATACCTGCCGGGTTCGACCTTCGTCGTGCAGAACATGCCGGGTGCCGGGCACCTGCTGGGCACGAACTACATCTATGCCTCCGAACCGGATGGCCTGACCTTCGGCACCTTCAATACCGGGCTGCTCTACGGTCAGCTCAGCGGCGACCAGAACATCAAGTTCGACCTGACGAAGATGTCCTGGATCGGCAAGGTCGCATCCGACCCGCGGATCATTCTCGTCACCAAGGAGTCGGGGATCGAGAGCTACGAACAGCTGAAGGCCCTGAAGGAGCCGATCAAGTTCGCGACGGCCGGAAAGGGAAGCGCCTCGATGATCGAGGCGACCATGTTCGTCAATGCGCTCAAGCTGCCGATCCAGGTGGTCTCCGGCTATAACGGCAACGAGGACCAGCTCGCGATGATGCGGGGTGAGGTCCAGGGTGTCATCGGATCCCGGTCGGAATTTCAGCAGTTCGTCGATGAGGGCAAGGGCCGCTTCATCGCGCAGGTCGGCGGTACCGAGACGGATGTACCGCAGCTCTCCTCGATGGTCGACGACGTGACAGCAAAGCAGGTCGTCGCCCTGATCGAGTCGCAAAGCGGAATCTCGCGCCTTTCGGCTGGCCCGGCCGGAATTCCGGAGGATCGCCTGAAGGCTCTCCGGGACGCCTATAAGGCCGCCACGTCTGATCCGGAATTCATCGAGAAAGCGCGTGCACTCGGTCTCCCGGTTGATCCCGCGGTTGGCGACGAGGTCGGGACGCGGGTTAACAAGGCGTTGGACCAGGCGCCGGAGGTCATCAACGTACTGAAAGAGGCGCTGAGCGAAGGCTGATGCGCGCAATCTCAAGCTTCAACTGGGAGGAAAATACAATGAAATGGCATTCAATTCGCATGGCTGCTTGCGCGACCGCGGCTTTGCTTACGATCTCGACGACCGGCGCTTGGGCGCAGGAAGGTAAGGAGTTCTTCAACGGCAAGACGGTCAATTACATCGTCGCGACCGGACCGGGCGGCGGTTACGACACCAATGGCCGTCTCGTGGCGCAGTTCATGCAGAAATATCTGCCGGGCTCGACCTTCGTCGTCCAGAACATGCCCGGTGCCGGTCACCTGATCGGAGCGAACTATATTTACGCTTCCGAGCCGGATGGCCTGACTTTCGGTACCTTCAACACCGGCCTCATCTACGGGCAGCTCGGCGGTGACCCTGGTATCAAGTTCGACCTCGCGGAAATGTCCTGGATCGGAAAGGTCTCTTCCGACCCGCGCGTGATCGTCGTGAGCAAGGATTCCGGCATCGAGAGCTACGAACAGCTCAAGGCTCTGAAGGAGCCGATCCGGTTTGCTTCCGCCGGTGTCGGCAGCGCCTCGACGATCGAGACCACGATGCTGGTCAACGCGCTCCACCTGCCGATCCAGATCGTTTCCGGCTACAACGGCAGCGACGACCAACTCGCCTTGCGCCGCGGCGAAGTGCAGGGGATCATCGCCTCGCGTTCCTCCTTCCAGCAGTTCGTGGACGAGGGCAATGGCCGCTTCATCGCCCAGATCGGCGGTTCGCAGACGGACGTGCCGCAGCTCTCCTCGCTGGTCGACGATCAGGATGCTCAGAAGGTGATTGCGCTGGTGGCATCGCAAAGCAACATTTCTCGCCTGACGGCAGGTCCTGCCGGTATTCCTGAAGACCGGCTGAAGGCGTTGCGTGACGCCTACGCTGCCGCGACAACCGATCCGGAGTTCCTGGAGAAGGCGAAGTCGCTCAGCCTGCCGGTGGACC
It includes:
- a CDS encoding Bug family tripartite tricarboxylate transporter substrate binding protein produces the protein MGIQTLRIAVSGAAILSALWPGLALAEDGVEFFNGKTVNYIVATAPGGVYDTNGRLVAQYMQKYLPGSTFVVQNMPGAGHLLGTNYIYASEPDGLTFGTFNTGLLYGQLSGDQNIKFDLTKMSWIGKVASDPRIILVTKESGIESYEQLKALKEPIKFATAGKGSASMIEATMFVNALKLPIQVVSGYNGNEDQLAMMRGEVQGVIGSRSEFQQFVDEGKGRFIAQVGGTETDVPQLSSMVDDVTAKQVVALIESQSGISRLSAGPAGIPEDRLKALRDAYKAATSDPEFIEKARALGLPVDPAVGDEVGTRVNKALDQAPEVINVLKEALSEG
- a CDS encoding amidohydrolase family protein; the protein is MIIDIHGHYTTEPQALHQFRDKQLAGLADPMRRPLSSDLGITDEVLMKSVEPQLKLQKERGSDVTIFSPRAAGMAHHVGTEAISMQWSAMSNDLIHRICSLLPDNFAAVGQLPQHPGAPPKNCIPELERIVHELGFVGVNLNPDPSGGYWTDPPLTDRQWYPLYEKLCELEVPAMIHVTSSCNPCFHHTGAHYINGDTTAFMQLIQGDLFKDFPTLKFVIPHGGGAVPFHWGRYRGLAQEMKKPLLSEHLLNNVFFDTCVYHYPGIELMAKVIPVDNILFASEMLGAVKGIDPETGHHYDDTKRYIDQLQTLDEESRYKIFEGNARRVYPRLDAQLAKRGRPARAA
- a CDS encoding tripartite tricarboxylate transporter permease, yielding MIETMFGALFNLVSTPHTMGLMLIAVVFGLLVGVTPGIGGKLSIAMAIPFVYGMDMVAGAVFLLTMHAVNGTSGQISSIMFGIPGDGDDAATTLDGYPLAKQGQAARALGASITASGVGGIIGAVVFAIMIPVLEPVILMFSPAEFFLIALLGISFIAFLASGSKIVKGLIVGFYGLMLSTVGMDPITGTPRYAGDMLFLWDGVSLVTAVLAMFAVPEMLSLATKGGSISAVPMDKAFSYRQLFSGVMEVPRHWWLVVRTSVIGSVIGMIPGLGGSTAAWLCYGHAVQSSKTPERFGKGAIEGVIAPETASNGKEGGSLLPTLFFGIPGSSGMAVLLGAFLILGIQPGAMMVTKHLDLVWTLIWALVVGNLIAVAMLLVVCRWLAVLTFVNGRMLAPFILVFVTIGCFVSDVQWQNLVVLVLFSAIGYGFQRAGWPRSPFVIGLVLGGQAEASLHQALQLWGYSFFLRPLSLVLISMIVALMVYAFYRNFRPGNRQPSVEINT
- a CDS encoding phosphate ABC transporter substrate-binding protein; the protein is MAETLVLRTAVGKHDHVKPLKDGRVRSSRVTLEFQEFDPLPKAFRTMVRGGDLDLSEMAIVTHLLAHHYGKPITGLAVPLWSRLPHTNLVCPDESKVDGPRDLENTKVGVRAYAQTSGVWVRGILQHEYGVDLNSITWVTMEDAHLEEYDDPAIAVRNQSTMALRPLMLAGELSAIMGEREVDPAGIRSVVPDAEKAAKDWIAASGIVPINHVLTVKTALMEEHPWLAGELMELFDEARRVAEADGAAPPPPYGLEENRRSLQLAFNYSAEQQITPRVYDVDELFPSI
- a CDS encoding chromate transporter, producing the protein MGDDKLLNLILLCIPLSLVSFGGGQTIVASLQHQTVDILHLLSGPQFTDLYAISRAAPGPGTLIVALIGWEVSGLWGAVLATLAIFIPSSILLCILGSYWQRHRHSAWAIAAEKGLAPVAVGLIFAGVFAVGQSARFTPLELATSLGAIAVLLTTKTGPYPLLGVVGVSYFLLSLAGMA
- a CDS encoding tripartite tricarboxylate transporter TctB family protein is translated as MKNLSFSTWLTVVMLAFFIVMVGLSMEFPAKARFMPLIVGLPAIALCLVQLGIDLMPTSKSAFHGAPQAGLAQQAGLEPELPEFGPHTVSQEILMWVYFVAFVAGILTFGFYVSVPVLLLTFLRREAEASWRFAFSLAAVATLVLYLMFGALLQIQLHPGVVTPWLVQTIGIGAA
- a CDS encoding zinc-dependent alcohol dehydrogenase: MTEQVLAAVRTGPGKMEMREFPMPDIPEDAALLKMEVAGICGTDVKLFKSPPNNAPTIMGHENIGYIAKAGREFTRRKGFREGDLVFVEHYVMCGKCQWCHQGQYRHCENTDWRNNPDGIRYGYTSAERAPHLWGGFAQYVYLPWNAVVHRVPKGVTPELAGLVTPMANGVEWSLFDAGVGYNSTVLIQGPGQQGLSQTVVCKQAGASLIIVTGTSKDAARLEVAKTLGADYVIDVQKEDPLQRIMEITGGKGVDISLDCTAGAGTIPILLGVEALKRKAGTILVQGEMKEFPNFPLEKVTTKAITIKSARGHSYLACELALEQIASNRFPLEKITTHRFGLKDADLAIKSVGGQGVPDVIHASLMPWM
- a CDS encoding chromate transporter: MDKPVGDIGMEREENVTSLALLASFLRLGASSFGGGMAGWTHREIVERRGWLTDDEFLKTLTVAQIMPGANPVNLAVYIGLKLRGVAGACIALFGMVLPAFGVILTMSVVYQQLRSHPEAQAVLRGLACVGIASSLTMGIKTARRLKGHALPIAMAVAVFLMVGVMRWSLVAVVAGAIPVSVAATFWIEREKARG
- a CDS encoding Bug family tripartite tricarboxylate transporter substrate binding protein, with protein sequence MKWHSIRMAACATAALLTISTTGAWAQEGKEFFNGKTVNYIVATGPGGGYDTNGRLVAQFMQKYLPGSTFVVQNMPGAGHLIGANYIYASEPDGLTFGTFNTGLIYGQLGGDPGIKFDLAEMSWIGKVSSDPRVIVVSKDSGIESYEQLKALKEPIRFASAGVGSASTIETTMLVNALHLPIQIVSGYNGSDDQLALRRGEVQGIIASRSSFQQFVDEGNGRFIAQIGGSQTDVPQLSSLVDDQDAQKVIALVASQSNISRLTAGPAGIPEDRLKALRDAYAAATTDPEFLEKAKSLSLPVDPKVGEEVAETVKTALDQKPEVVEFLKETLLSRN